The nucleotide sequence TTTATTATTTCTTTTTCTTCCATTTCTTTTGTTATTACTTGTATACTTTCTATTTTTTTATTTTTTTCTAAATCCTCTAATAACTGTTTTTCTTTCCTTTTAATTGTTAATATTCCAGGTTTTTCCCAACCTTCTGTTGCTATAATACCTATATATTGTGGTTCTAAATCATATTTTCTCATCATTTCTTTTGCATATAAATATGCTTCTTTCATTTCTTTATTATTTCCTTTAAATTTTCCTCTTATATATACTACTCTTTCCATATATATTTTCCCCCTTTAAGAATAGGTTTCTTAAATCAGTAATTGTTTTTCCTCATACTGAATTTTCTTCACTGTGGATAGTTTCTTTCTTTAAACTTAATTTTAGAAAATAGCTAGCCTAAATTTTTTTAAACTACCTATTATGAGATTATTCTAATTATATAGTTACATACTTACCATCTTTTAAAACTTTTACAACTGGATCTTCCATTTCAAATATTTCTTCATAATTTTCATCTGTTATTGGTTTTTCTAAAAATTTAATCCATCTATCTAAAATATAGATTAGATCTTCTTTTTTTATTTCTAATAATTCATCTGGTTCATCACCATCAAAATATGTGTCTATATCATATATAATTATTTTATTTTCTTCAATATCTAGCTCTGCTGCTACATCCTCTCCAGATATATCTTTTTTTAAATTTTCTTCCAAAGCTTTTTTGGTAAACTTCAAAAAATTTTTACAATCAATTGGGTTATGTAAATAAAAAGATATAAATTTATACTTTTCATTTACTTCACAAGATTGAAATATATTATTTTTATTTTTAATATAATGAAATTTTAATACCATATTTTTTCTCCCTTTTTTATTCAAACATTTTTATTGGTTTTCCTGTGGAAATAACGTTTTTCTACCTATATCTACTTTTACTCCTGATTTTGTCTTTCCTTCATCAAAACCTTTTTATAGCATATCTAGGTCAGAATGAGAAACTTTATTTCTAAATACGGATTCCACTTCTATTAAAATTCTTTTGCATTATAAAAAAACTCTTTATTATTATTATTTAAAAATCAAAACCTACAATAGTTCTATATTTAATAGCTAATTCCAACATATTTTTAAATTTTATTAGATTAATATCATTAGAATTTTGAATTATTTTATTAACAATCCTCAATGCTAATGGTATTTTCTCTAATGATAATACTTCTTCTTCATAATCATCAATAAGCACATCACACTCTTCATTGATTAGTTGAAATACTTTTAAAGTATAAAATACACTATATTGACTCTCTGATAAAATTAATTCTTCCATTTGTTCATCTTTTTGAACTCCATAATCATAATCCTTCATTGCTTTTATATCTTTTGGGACTCTAATATATCTCATACGTTCCATAATAAAATTCCCCCTAAAATAATCAGTTATTATAGCTAATTTCACTATTTTTACTATCAATTATTTAGTCCAACAACTGTCTTATTAATATTTTATATATTATTATAGATAAAATTAGTATTTTTAGAAAACAGTTAGCCTAAGATTTTTTACTACTTAGTGAAAATTTATCTTATTTATGCAATTACATACTCATTACCATTTAAAACTTCAATAATATCTTCTGATATTTTATTTAATTCTGTATAAACTTTGTCTTCTTTTTTTATAATTTCTGAGATATTCCAAATTACTTTTTTTGCTTCTCCTTTATTTTCTTTTGAGGTTATAAAGGTATTTATTCTGCCAATTCATTAGCAAATATCATAAACATTTTTATTTCTTTTCCTTCTATAAATTTTTCTATCAATATTTTATCTATTATGTAAACTAGTAGATATATACTAAGGCTGTGAAATATTCCCACTGAATTTGATATCTCCACTTTTAATTGTTTAGAGTTATCAGCTTTTATTTTCTCTAATTGATAAAAAAATATAAAATTTTCAGCTTCAAATCCTCTTTTATTATCTAAAAAGATATTAGGTAAATCTTTTATTTCATCATAGTCAAAAAAACGAATTTTTGTTTTATCATAATTTTTATATTGTTGTCTTACATCATTTCTATCATTTTCAGTAGCTATTATCAATTCATTATCAAAATCTATATTTTTATCTTTTATTGAATTATCATCTATTAAAATATATACTTCAATATCTATTGAGGCATTCCATTCTTTAAACATAATTCTATTATCTCTATACCATTCTACTAATAGATTATATACTAAATCATAATATATAGTCCCCTTATCATAGTCTTTTTTATCACAATCTTTAATTTTTCTAAAATCTTCTGTGTAATCAAGAATAAATACTATTCCTTCTTTTTTTCTTTCTTTCATTTTTTCAAAAACTATTAAATCTCCTACAATATCATGATAAGTATAATTATCTTTTCTAAATTTTTCATTATATCCTAGAAAATCCATTTCTTTTTGAATAATATCATAAAAATCACTCCAACTTTTTATTTTATCTTCAAAGTCTATAATCCATTTATCTTTAGAATTTTCATATATTGCTTTTCTTTTACTTTTTTCTGTTATAATTAATCTATTTGATAACATAAATATACTCCTTATTTTATTCTTCTGAGATATCTTTTACATAGCCTTTTTACCATATCTCTTACTAATTCTTTTAAGTATTTTTCAATAATTTCTCCAGCTTTAAACTGTCTACCTAGTTCTTCAACTCTTGAACCTATTACATCATAGAGACTTGTACTCTATTTTAGAAAAAGCTATATAAATATTTTTCAATCTACATAGCTTTTTCTGATTTAAATCTAATTCTTAAAATAATTCTATTGGTTAATCTAATAAAGTGATTTTTTTCTTTAATTCTTCTAACTCATCATTTATTTTATTCATTTTCTCTCTATCTTCATCAGCTACATACATTTCTGTCAAGCCTCCTCTTGGTGGATATAATCTGCCTATTATTTTCTTAACTTCTTGATATTTTTTAACATCATCTATTTCATCTGTATCTATCACATATATCAACTCTTTTAGAAATTTTCTCACTAATCTTTCATTATAATCATCTAAATCATATTTTTCCATAAATTCTAATAATTTATTTGCTGCATCTTTTAATTTTAAAAAATTCATTTTCTTTTTCACCTCTTATAAAATTTTAAATTTTTCTGGTATTCACTGCTCTAAATTATATATATTTATGTATAATTATTGAATACAAATCAGCATCCTCTTTTATCATTTTTGAATTAGAAGAAAACTTACTAAATACATATTTTGGTGCAAATTTATTCTTAACTATATCTAAAAGCTCTTCTTTTAAATCATCTATACAATATTTATTAATTAAATAAATTAAATCTCTTTTATCTTCTTCGTAAGTTCTCATTTTGTAATACTCTCCTTAAATTTTTTTGTTTTTTTATATGATTTGAAAAATATCTCCTATATTCTTACATAGCTATTTTCATTACTACTTATTTAATTATTTCTTCTTTTAATATTAAATCTGTTCTAGGATTTGGTAAAATATCAAGTCTATCATATTTTATTATCAAATCCTCATCCCATCTTAAACGTATCATTTGTAACTCACCACCTTGCCCATATTCAGGATAATACTCTGTAAATGGCTCTAAGTCCTTCCCTGTATTTCCAAAAGTATATGGAATTCTTACTTTTAACTTTCCTGTCATATTTTTATTCTCTATATATTTTTATTATTGCTACATTATCCATTAATTCTTTTGCTAATATTTCTTTTCCATTTAAAAATCTTGTTCCTAATTTTTCTGTTATACTTCTTTCTATTAGCTCATTTTCATAATAGGTATCTCCTAATCTTCTTACTCTATTCC is from Fusobacterium periodonticum 1_1_41FAA and encodes:
- a CDS encoding DUF5376 family protein; translated protein: MVLKFHYIKNKNNIFQSCEVNEKYKFISFYLHNPIDCKNFLKFTKKALEENLKKDISGEDVAAELDIEENKIIIYDIDTYFDGDEPDELLEIKKEDLIYILDRWIKFLEKPITDENYEEIFEMEDPVVKVLKDGKYVTI